GGCCGGCAGGTCGAGGTAGTCGACCCGGCGCGGCTCGACCATCTGCAGGCTCTCTCCCGCTATGTCACGGATGCGGGAGGGCGCCGCGAGGCTGCTCCTGGAGACCTCGAGGTCGCCCCCGGCGATCCGCTCGGCCTTGATGTCGTCGGTGATCGCGACGGAGACCAGCGAGGCCTCCGCTGCCCGCGTGGTCAGCACGAGCCGGCCGCACGCGACGGCGGCTAACGCCGCGAGCACGACGACATAGGTGCGGAAGCCCGAGCGCCACCTCGCTTCCTCGGCGCGCGCCGCCCCGCGGGCGCCACTCCCGCGGGGCGGCGGGACGAGGGCCAGCCGCGGCCTCGCCGGCTGCTCGGCGGGCGTCCTCCTCGCCGCCACGGCCATGGCTCTCGCCTCCCTCGCACCTGCCGCTCGCGCGCGTACGCGCGAGAAGCCTCGGCTACACCTTCTCGGCGACCCGCAGCTTCGCGCTGCGTGACCGCGGGTTGCGTGCTACCTCCTCGGCGGTGGGCACCACCGGCCGAGGCGTGACGATGCGGACCACCGGCACCTGCCCGCACCTGCACACCGGCAGGCCGGGCGGACACGTGCACCCCCGCGCCAGCGCCGCGAAGGCGCGCTTGACGATGCGATCCTCCAGCGAGTGGTAACTGATGACCGCCACCCGCCCTCCCGCCCGCAGCCAGCGCACGGCGGCCTCGAGTCCGCGCTCGAGCGCCTCGAGCTCGCGGTTGACCTCCATCCGCAGCGCCTGGAACGTCCGGCGCGCCGGGTGGGGTCCCGTCCTGCGCGCCGCCGCCGGGATCGCCTCCTTCGCGATGTCCGCGAGCTGTAGGGTGGTGAGGATGGGACGACGGCCCCGCGCTGCTACGATGTGTGCTGCGATGCGCGGGGCCCACCGTTCCTCGCCGAACTCGCGGATGATCCGCGCGAGTTCCTCCTGGGAGTAGGTGTTCACCACCTCCGCGGCGGTGATCCCCCCGCCGCCGGGGTCCATCCTCATGTCGAGCGGGGCGTCGTCGCGGTAGCTGAATCCCCTCTCCGCCGCGTCGAGTTGCGGGGACGAGACGCCGAGGTCCATCAGGATCCCGTCGGCGTACGCGATCCCCGCACGGGTGAGGAGCTCGTCGAGCTCCCCGAAGTCGCCCTGCAGGAGGATGGCTTGCTGGCCGAGGCGTAGTACGGATCGTGCTGCGTCTATTGCGGCTCGGTCTCTGTCGATCCCGACAAGGACTCCGCCGGGCTCGACAAGCTCCTGGATCCGCCTCGCGTGTCCTGCCCCGCCTAAGGTACAGTCGACGATCACGGAACCTGGCTGCAACGGTAGGTGCTGCGTGACCTCGGCCAGCAAAACTGGGGTGTGCCGGTATTCCATTGTCAACGCCTTACAGGAGTCCGGCCTCGGACAGCTCCTCGGCATCCTCCTCGATGTGCTCGGTCGTGTCGCCGTTGTAGGCCGCCCACTTCTCCGCGTCCCACAACTCGATGCGGTCCCCGTTCCCGGTGACCTGCACGTCCTTCGCGAGACCGGCGTACTCCCTCAGCACCGGCGGCAGCGTGATCCGCCCCGCCGAGTCGAGCTCCGTCTCCACCGCTCCGGAGGTGAAGAAGCGCCTCACCTTGCGGTACCGGGCGTTGAAGTCGTCCCGGCTCATCAGCCGCTCGACGAAGCCCGCGTACTCCTCGGCCGGATAGACGTAGAGGCAGCCCTCGAAGCCCTTGGAGATGACCAGCTTCCCCGTCGTCTCGGCGCGGAACTTCGCGGGCAGCGAGACGCGGCCCTTGGCGTCCAGCGTGTGCTGGTACTCGCCGAGGAACATCCTCTCGCTCCCTCCCTCTCGCTCCGCCGGGTACCGGTCCTGCGCCCCTTCGCGGGCCGACCTCGTCACACTGTATTCCACTTCATCCCACTTTTCAACACTTTCATGGGAATTCATCCCACACAGCCCCTCGCGGACCGTGCGCGGCATCCCCTCCGCGCGGCCACGAACCCGCCGGGCGCTCCGAGCGTCTGAAGGGACGCAGGCAGGAATCGGAGCGTTGACAGCGGAATAAGGAGGCCGAGGACCGCCGGCGGGGGCGCGTCCTCGCGGTCTCGGCGGCGCGCCGCCGTTGCCCGCAGCTCGTGTCCCGACGTACAATCGAGATCGAGCCGGATGGGCCGATGGAGGTGAACGACCCCGATGACCACGAACATCGCGAGCCCGCTCTTCAACACGCTCGTCGCGGCCTTCTTCGTCGTCGTCGCCTTGGGCGTGGCTCTCGCCGCGTATGCCGCGAGCCAGCTCAAGAAGGCCGAGCAGGACAAGAGGGATCTCGGCTGACGGCGCGCCGCTGGATGCGCGACGGACGCCCCTTGCCTCGCTGAGGCGGGGGCGTCTTTCGTTCGGGTGAGGCCCGGTGTGGGCCGCGGCGAGGAGGCGCGCGATGCGACGGAAGGCGAATACGGGACGGACATGGGGGTTCCCGGCGGCGCTGCTGCTGGGAGCGCTGCTCCTCGCCGCGGCCGGGTGCACGGCCCTCAACGAGGAGTTCCGGCTGATCGGCGGCGGAGGCGAGGACTCGACCGACTCGTCGCCGGAGCCCGCCCCGGCACCCGCCGAGGGCCCGTTCGGCATGGCGGGCGACCCGGCCTACCCCGACGACGGCAGGGCCCGGCATCCGGTGGAGGACCCCTCGGCTGGAGGCTCGACACAGGAGGGTCCGCTCGCGGGCGAGAAGGACGCCGGCTCCGATGGGCAGGCGGCCGCGACATCGGCCGACCGGATGATCGTGCGCACCAAGAGCATGCTCGTGCGCGTCGAGGACGTCGAGGAGGCGGTCTCCTCCATCCGGGCGCTGGCCGGCAAGCACGAGGCGTTCATCGAGGCGCTGCGGCTCGCCGACGAGCCGGACGTCCCGGTCTACCGCGAGGACTCCTCGGAGCGCCGGCCGCTTTCCGCCTACGTCACGGTCCGCGTACCCGTCGCCCGCTTCGAGCGCTTCGTGGAGGAGGCCTCCGGGATCGGTCGCGTGCTGCGCCAGTCCGAGGACGCGTCCGACGTGACCCAGCAGCACGTCGACCTCAAGGCCCGCTTGCAGAACCTGCGCGCCGAGGAGAAGCGGCTGCGCGAGATGTTCGAGAAGGCGGAGAAGGTCGACGAGATGCTCGCCGTAGAGCGCGAGCTCGCCCGCGTGCGCGGCGAGGCCGAGGCGATGCAGGCCCGGATCGACCACCTCGAGCGCCAGGCCGCGTTGTCCGCCGTCACCGTCGAGCTCGTCGGACCGGAGCGCATCGTCCAGCCCGCGGGGACCGACTGGGGCGTCGCGGACGCGTTCCGCCAGGGCGTGCGCGCTTTCGTCGGCTCGTTCAACGCGATGGTCGTGCTCGTGATGGGCTCCGCGATCCCGGTCGCCGCGATCGTCGTGCTCGGACTGGTCGCGCGCCGGCTCCTCAGGCGCCGCCGCGCGGCGGCCGCAGCCGGCGAATGAGCGCCGCGGCCCCCTGCAGCAGCAGATGCGCCGCGAGCATCGCCGCGAAGGCCAGGGCCGGGAGCGCCACGAGGTCGACCCAGGCGTCCAGGGCGCTCGCACCCGGCGCTCCCGCCCCTCCGACCGCGGTCAGGTAGGCGCCGGCGGCGACGCCCAGCGCCGCGCCGACCGCCCAAGGCACGGCCCGGGCGAGCGCGCGCAGCGCCCCGCGATGACGCCCCTCGGGCGGCTCGGCGCCCGTCGCGACACGGGTGCGGTCGCCGCCGTCCCCGCCTCCGGACCCCACCGGCTTCGCCTCCGTCTCGAGCACGCTCATCTCAGCCTCGCCCTCGGATGGGTGGACAGGTACTCCTCGCGCACATGCCGGCGGTCCACGTGGGTGTAGACCTGCGTCGTGGCGATGTCGGCGTGCCCCAGCATCTCCTGCAGCGACCGCAGGTCCGCGCCACCTTCCAGCATGTGCGTGGCGAACGAGTGGCGCAACGTGTGCGGGTGGAGCTCGAGCCCGACGACGCCGCCGTACCGGCGCACCATGCCGAAGACCGACTGCCGTGTCAGCCTCCTCCCCCTCCTGCTGAGGAAGAGCGCGGAGGGGTCCTGGCGCATCGAGGTCTTCGCCGGCCGCAGGTGCGGGCGGCCCAGCCGCAAGTACTCCTCCACCGCGAGCGCCGCCGCGCCGCCGATCGGGACGACGCGCTCCTTGGAACCCTTGCCCAGCACGCGAAGGAAGCCCTCGCGCAGGTCGACATCGCCCACGTCCAGCCCCACCAGCTCGCTGACCCGAAGGCCGCAGCCGTACAGCACCTCGAGGATCGTGCGGTCCCGCAGTCCCGCCGCGTCGGCGGGG
The nucleotide sequence above comes from Coriobacteriia bacterium. Encoded proteins:
- the rsmH gene encoding 16S rRNA (cytosine(1402)-N(4))-methyltransferase RsmH: MPRSCPRPDSCKALTMEYRHTPVLLAEVTQHLPLQPGSVIVDCTLGGAGHARRIQELVEPGGVLVGIDRDRAAIDAARSVLRLGQQAILLQGDFGELDELLTRAGIAYADGILMDLGVSSPQLDAAERGFSYRDDAPLDMRMDPGGGGITAAEVVNTYSQEELARIIREFGEERWAPRIAAHIVAARGRRPILTTLQLADIAKEAIPAAARRTGPHPARRTFQALRMEVNRELEALERGLEAAVRWLRAGGRVAVISYHSLEDRIVKRAFAALARGCTCPPGLPVCRCGQVPVVRIVTPRPVVPTAEEVARNPRSRSAKLRVAEKV
- the mraZ gene encoding division/cell wall cluster transcriptional repressor MraZ: MFLGEYQHTLDAKGRVSLPAKFRAETTGKLVISKGFEGCLYVYPAEEYAGFVERLMSRDDFNARYRKVRRFFTSGAVETELDSAGRITLPPVLREYAGLAKDVQVTGNGDRIELWDAEKWAAYNGDTTEHIEEDAEELSEAGLL
- a CDS encoding DUF4349 domain-containing protein, giving the protein MRRKANTGRTWGFPAALLLGALLLAAAGCTALNEEFRLIGGGGEDSTDSSPEPAPAPAEGPFGMAGDPAYPDDGRARHPVEDPSAGGSTQEGPLAGEKDAGSDGQAAATSADRMIVRTKSMLVRVEDVEEAVSSIRALAGKHEAFIEALRLADEPDVPVYREDSSERRPLSAYVTVRVPVARFERFVEEASGIGRVLRQSEDASDVTQQHVDLKARLQNLRAEEKRLREMFEKAEKVDEMLAVERELARVRGEAEAMQARIDHLERQAALSAVTVELVGPERIVQPAGTDWGVADAFRQGVRAFVGSFNAMVVLVMGSAIPVAAIVVLGLVARRLLRRRRAAAAAGE
- the xerD gene encoding site-specific tyrosine recombinase XerD; translation: MERLVDEFLGHLGVERGASRHTLDAYRRDLGAYAAFLEERGVSSPDAIRREDLTAFIASLQARALAPSTVARRVASLKSFHKYLVREGITDNHPSASLPLPRTPLRLPDVVSVEDAERLLSQPFPADAAGLRDRTILEVLYGCGLRVSELVGLDVGDVDLREGFLRVLGKGSKERVVPIGGAAALAVEEYLRLGRPHLRPAKTSMRQDPSALFLSRRGRRLTRQSVFGMVRRYGGVVGLELHPHTLRHSFATHMLEGGADLRSLQEMLGHADIATTQVYTHVDRRHVREEYLSTHPRARLR